Proteins encoded by one window of Emticicia oligotrophica DSM 17448:
- the rfbC gene encoding dTDP-4-dehydrorhamnose 3,5-epimerase, with amino-acid sequence MEFRKTSIEGLIEIFPKIFGDARGHFFESYRHNIFAENGIPFTFVQDNQSFSTAGVLRGLHFQSQPYSQGKLVRVITGKVVDVAVDIRPNSPTFGKYERFVLDSKLQNMVFIPEGFAHGFAALEDSIFTYKCTNIYNKAAEGGIIWNDPDLNIDWGITNPNVSEKDLELPTFKELISKGF; translated from the coding sequence ATGGAGTTTAGAAAAACAAGTATCGAAGGACTTATCGAAATATTTCCTAAAATTTTTGGCGATGCCCGTGGTCATTTCTTCGAATCATATAGACACAATATTTTTGCTGAAAACGGAATTCCTTTTACATTCGTACAAGATAATCAATCATTTTCTACTGCTGGAGTTTTAAGAGGTTTACATTTCCAAAGCCAACCTTATTCTCAAGGAAAATTAGTTAGGGTTATTACTGGAAAGGTAGTTGATGTTGCAGTAGATATTCGTCCAAACTCGCCAACTTTTGGAAAATACGAACGTTTTGTTCTCGATTCAAAGTTGCAAAATATGGTATTTATTCCCGAAGGTTTTGCTCATGGCTTTGCTGCTTTAGAGGATTCGATTTTTACCTATAAATGTACAAATATTTATAATAAAGCCGCAGAAGGTGGAATTATTTGGAATGACCCTGATTTGAATATTGATTGGGGAATTACGAATCCGAACGTTTCGGAGAAAGATTTAGAATTACCAACATTCAAGGAGCTTATTTCGAAAGGTTTTTAA
- the pyrF gene encoding orotidine-5'-phosphate decarboxylase: MTKQQLFEQITQKNSYLCVGLDTDIKKIPSHLLKEKDPIFEFNRQIIDATAQFAVAYKPNIAFYEALGAKGWESLQKTIEYIPEECFTIADAKRGDIGNTSSLYARTFFDKSSSGLDFDSVTVAPYMGSDSVIPFLEFEGKWVILLALTSNDGGDDFQQLLVNSEESEIKNLYQQVILTSQKWADSERMMYVVGATKADKLLKIREIAPEHFLLVPGIGAQGGSLEEVSKYGMNKQCGLLVNSSRAIIYASSGDDFAKVAAQEAQLVQEEMAKYLQMYL, encoded by the coding sequence ATGACAAAACAACAGCTTTTCGAGCAAATTACTCAAAAAAACTCTTATTTGTGTGTAGGTCTTGATACCGATATCAAAAAAATACCTTCGCACCTCCTCAAAGAAAAAGACCCAATTTTTGAATTTAATCGCCAAATCATAGACGCTACTGCTCAGTTTGCCGTTGCTTACAAGCCAAACATTGCATTCTACGAAGCTTTGGGAGCTAAAGGTTGGGAAAGTCTTCAAAAAACGATTGAATACATTCCTGAAGAATGTTTCACGATTGCAGACGCCAAACGTGGAGATATTGGGAATACCTCAAGTCTTTATGCTCGAACATTTTTTGACAAATCTTCTTCTGGATTAGATTTTGATTCGGTAACGGTTGCTCCGTATATGGGTAGCGACTCTGTTATTCCATTCTTAGAGTTTGAAGGGAAATGGGTAATTCTTTTAGCTCTTACATCTAATGATGGTGGTGATGATTTTCAGCAATTATTAGTCAATAGTGAGGAATCTGAAATAAAAAATCTATACCAACAAGTAATTTTAACTTCACAGAAATGGGCTGATAGCGAACGAATGATGTATGTAGTGGGTGCGACAAAAGCAGATAAACTACTTAAAATCAGAGAAATAGCACCTGAACATTTCTTACTCGTTCCGGGAATTGGGGCACAAGGAGGAAGCTTAGAAGAGGTATCAAAATATGGAATGAATAAACAATGTGGTTTACTGGTTAATTCTTCAAGAGCAATTATTTATGCTTCTTCTGGAGATGACTTTGCAAAAGTTGCAGCCCAAGAAGCTCAATTAGTGCAAGAAGAAATGGCAAAATATTTACAAATGTATTTGTAA
- a CDS encoding CCA tRNA nucleotidyltransferase has translation MNFRESLQKDPIFEVIANAASDLEIDAYVIGGYVRDLFLDRPNKDIDVVCLGSGIALAEKVASKLGDNVYVSFFKNFGTAQIKSGDIEIEFVGARKESYRYDSRKPLVEDGSLEDDQNRRDFTINALGISLNKENFGQLIDPFGGVEDIKRKIIRTPLNPEITFSDDPLRMMRAVRFASQLGFDIDGPTFDAISSMKDRIGIVSQERITDELNKIVLSKTPSYGFKLLFYTGLLQIIFPEFCELQGVETHDGKGHKDNFYHTLQVLDNVAIKSSDLWLRWAAILHDIAKPATKRFHPKIGWSFHGHEELGAKMTPNIFRKLKLPLDGKMRMVKKLVRLHLRPIALAKEGISDSALRRLLFEAGEDLEALMILCRADITSKDSNKVRKYLANFDKVEEMLVELEEKDKLRNFQPVITGEIIMEVFDLKPSREVGTIKLALREAVLEGIIPNEFGPSFEFILNEGAKLNLKPVKTKEDVRYLTEIPKLENN, from the coding sequence TTGAATTTTAGAGAAAGTTTACAAAAAGACCCAATTTTTGAAGTAATCGCCAATGCCGCAAGCGATTTAGAAATTGATGCATATGTGATTGGCGGATATGTACGAGACCTATTCCTCGACCGACCAAATAAAGATATTGATGTGGTTTGTTTGGGAAGTGGTATCGCTTTGGCTGAAAAAGTAGCCAGTAAATTAGGCGATAATGTGTATGTGAGTTTTTTCAAGAATTTTGGTACTGCCCAAATTAAATCGGGCGATATAGAGATTGAGTTTGTGGGTGCAAGAAAAGAATCGTATCGTTATGATTCTCGTAAACCTTTGGTAGAGGATGGTTCATTAGAAGACGACCAAAATCGCAGAGATTTTACGATTAATGCTTTGGGTATTTCGCTTAATAAAGAAAATTTCGGGCAACTCATTGACCCATTTGGTGGGGTAGAAGATATTAAACGAAAAATTATCCGAACACCGCTCAACCCAGAAATTACTTTTTCTGATGACCCGCTCCGTATGATGCGTGCTGTGAGGTTTGCCTCTCAATTAGGATTTGATATTGATGGTCCTACTTTTGATGCAATTTCGTCTATGAAAGACCGCATCGGAATTGTTTCCCAAGAGAGAATTACCGATGAATTAAATAAGATAGTTTTATCAAAGACACCATCTTACGGTTTTAAGTTGTTGTTTTATACTGGGTTGCTCCAAATTATTTTTCCTGAATTCTGTGAGCTTCAAGGTGTTGAAACTCATGATGGAAAAGGCCATAAAGATAATTTTTATCATACTTTGCAAGTGCTTGATAATGTGGCGATTAAGTCTAGTGATTTATGGTTACGTTGGGCGGCAATCTTGCATGATATTGCTAAACCTGCTACCAAACGGTTTCATCCAAAAATAGGTTGGTCATTTCACGGACATGAAGAATTAGGAGCTAAAATGACTCCCAATATTTTCCGTAAACTCAAATTACCACTTGATGGTAAAATGAGAATGGTTAAAAAATTAGTGCGTTTGCATCTGCGTCCAATTGCCTTAGCGAAAGAAGGCATTTCTGATTCTGCATTACGCCGTTTATTGTTTGAAGCAGGTGAAGACTTAGAAGCTTTAATGATTTTGTGTAGAGCAGATATTACCTCAAAAGATTCTAATAAAGTAAGAAAATACTTAGCCAACTTCGATAAAGTTGAGGAAATGCTTGTTGAGTTGGAAGAAAAAGATAAACTTCGTAATTTTCAGCCAGTTATTACTGGTGAGATAATCATGGAAGTTTTTGATTTGAAACCTTCAAGAGAAGTGGGAACCATAAAACTTGCCCTTCGGGAGGCAGTTTTGGAAGGCATCATTCCCAATGAATTTGGCCCTTCTTTTGAGTTTATTTTAAATGAAGGAGCAAAACTTAACCTTAAGCCTGTAAAAACAAAAGAAGATGTAAGATATTTAACAGAAATACCTAAACTCGAAAATAATTAA
- a CDS encoding DUF2851 family protein, protein MNEAFLHYLWQFQQFEKSDLRTSTKDTITVLKTGFYNTNSGPDFINARILINEIEWVGNVEIHIKSSDWKVHKHQEDEAYNNVILHVVWENNQLIVRQDGSLIPTLELKSITDFELINKYQYLIDNQSIIPCQEAYSKVSDLSKFAMLDKVLTKRLQQKAAIVNELFENNKGDWEETAYQLLARNFGFKLNSDVFLRLAQNLPLKVLQKHRDNLFQIESMFFGQAGLIEIYDEYAEKLSQEYEFFAIKFSLKARQLNSYEWKFLRTRPANFPTIRLAQLAKLVTQQQSFFSLFTQSNSIEEIRNALKIEQSSYWQEHFNFGKTSNKKLLGLGISSINNIIINTAIPLLAFYAEKIGNHELINRCINFLENLPAEENSICDIWKNMGLSIKTAFDSQASIELYNSFCTKKQCLQCNIGVEILKNPPE, encoded by the coding sequence ATGAACGAAGCATTTCTGCACTACCTATGGCAATTTCAACAATTTGAAAAATCAGATTTACGTACTTCAACTAAGGATACGATTACTGTTCTAAAAACAGGATTCTATAATACCAATTCTGGTCCAGATTTTATTAATGCAAGAATATTAATCAATGAAATAGAATGGGTCGGAAATGTAGAAATTCATATAAAATCCTCAGATTGGAAAGTTCATAAACACCAAGAAGATGAAGCCTACAACAATGTGATTCTCCATGTAGTTTGGGAAAATAACCAGCTTATTGTTAGACAAGATGGTAGTTTGATTCCAACCCTAGAATTGAAGTCAATTACAGACTTTGAACTTATTAATAAATATCAGTATTTAATTGATAATCAATCAATAATCCCTTGTCAGGAAGCATATTCGAAGGTGTCTGACTTATCAAAATTTGCAATGCTTGATAAGGTTCTGACCAAACGACTACAACAAAAAGCAGCCATTGTAAATGAACTTTTTGAAAATAATAAAGGAGATTGGGAAGAAACAGCTTACCAATTATTAGCGAGAAACTTTGGTTTCAAACTCAACTCTGATGTTTTTCTTAGGCTCGCTCAAAACCTTCCGCTAAAAGTGCTACAAAAACATCGAGATAATCTCTTTCAAATTGAGTCTATGTTTTTTGGGCAAGCTGGTTTAATTGAGATTTATGATGAATATGCTGAAAAACTAAGTCAAGAGTATGAATTCTTTGCCATAAAGTTCTCTTTGAAAGCAAGGCAATTGAATTCATACGAATGGAAGTTTTTACGTACACGTCCGGCAAATTTCCCCACAATCAGATTGGCACAACTGGCTAAATTAGTCACGCAACAACAGAGTTTTTTCTCACTATTTACTCAAAGTAATTCGATTGAAGAAATACGTAATGCATTAAAAATTGAGCAATCATCTTACTGGCAAGAACATTTTAACTTTGGTAAGACTTCCAATAAAAAATTATTGGGTCTGGGTATAAGTTCTATCAATAACATTATAATTAATACTGCTATCCCATTGTTGGCTTTTTACGCAGAAAAGATAGGAAATCATGAATTAATAAATCGGTGTATCAACTTTTTAGAAAATTTACCCGCCGAAGAAAATAGTATTTGTGATATTTGGAAGAATATGGGTTTAAGCATCAAAACAGCTTTCGATTCACAAGCGAGTATTGAGCTTTACAATAGTTTTTGTACAAAAAAGCAGTGTTTACAATGCAATATTGGAGTAGAAATACTAAAAAACCCTCCCGAATGA
- a CDS encoding tyrosine-protein phosphatase, with translation MFKSIFRRGDLSKETNTQNSHLRVDIHAHLLPQLDDGPTDIEQSIEIIQEMYDIGYRKLILTPHVMSGYYNNTTEGILNSLQILKSTLLQQNIQMELEAAAEYYVEDNLFRLIERREVLTFGGSRQYLLFEVSFVSKVSCIIEAATKIRQAGYTPVLAHPERYISLQDKNIIERLILNGIIFQLNIGSLTGYYSKQAQEIAEFIISKNLAVFWGTDCHSYNQLQSIKQTFKLNIFQEAMKQNVLNNSLLGERLISYA, from the coding sequence ATGTTTAAGTCGATATTTAGAAGGGGCGATTTGAGTAAAGAAACTAATACTCAAAATAGCCACTTGAGAGTTGATATACACGCACACTTACTCCCACAATTAGATGATGGTCCTACTGATATAGAGCAGAGTATTGAGATTATCCAAGAAATGTATGATATCGGTTATCGTAAGCTTATACTAACGCCACATGTAATGTCTGGGTATTATAATAATACAACAGAAGGCATACTCAATTCTCTTCAAATTTTAAAATCTACACTTTTACAGCAAAATATTCAGATGGAGCTGGAAGCTGCCGCTGAATATTATGTTGAAGATAATTTATTTAGATTAATCGAACGCCGTGAGGTTCTTACTTTTGGCGGAAGTAGGCAATATTTGTTATTTGAGGTTTCGTTTGTTTCTAAGGTTTCTTGCATTATTGAAGCCGCCACCAAAATTAGACAAGCAGGTTACACACCTGTATTAGCTCACCCTGAAAGATACATAAGTTTACAAGATAAAAATATCATAGAACGTTTGATCCTCAATGGGATTATTTTTCAGCTAAATATAGGCTCGCTAACAGGTTATTATTCGAAACAAGCTCAGGAAATTGCGGAGTTTATCATCAGTAAAAATCTAGCAGTTTTTTGGGGTACAGATTGTCACAGTTATAATCAGTTACAAAGCATCAAACAAACTTTTAAACTGAATATTTTCCAAGAAGCAATGAAACAAAATGTATTGAATAATTCATTACTCGGTGAAAGGCTTATTTCTTACGCTTAA